Below is a window of Gimesia chilikensis DNA.
ACTGCGACTCCACTAGCGCAACAGAGCCCGCAGAAAGGTTTACCGACAGGATGTGAAGCACGCCGGTATTAATTCTGAATGAAGACTAGGCAAAGCGTGTGCCTAAAAAATAAGACAATGATCTTAATAAAATCGGCACGTTCAGTAGAACCTTGAAAACCCCTGCAATGAGAGTCTCAATCAGGTTTTCAAGTACTCAAAAATAATCATACAGACGCATAAAACTACTATTATGTGTGCAGGTAATGCGCGTAAGTGCCCGGTATATAAGCAGGAAGCAGCATCCGGGAGAGCAGGTTCGACTACTGCAGCAGGCTGCGTTCGAGAACGTCGCGGGCTTTGTCGAAGTACGGCTGCCATTCGATTTCCGGCTTACCATATTTCAGGCAGTCACGGACTTTCTGCAGCGTATTGAGAGCCATATGCGGGCAGCGGTTGCAGGCACATGTTTCTCCTGAAGATGCCATGATGCCCGGCACGGGAAGATAATTGTGCTGGGGAGCCGATTTCTCCAGGGGGTGAATCATGTTCGCTTCGGTTGCAATCAGAAACGTACCCGGTTCTTTGATCGACATGACATACTGACGCAATTTCTCTGTCCCTCCGATGAAGTCAGAGACTTCCAGAATCGAATGCGGGCATTCGGGGTGTGCCAGGACAATCGATCCCGGATTGTTCTTCTTGGCCCGCAGCAGATCCTGCACGCTGAAGATCTCATGCACCATACAGGACCCGGGCCAGAGAATCATCTGCTGACCGGTGACTTCCTGCAGGTATCGTCCCAGGTGCTGATCCGGCACGAACAGGATTTCTTTATCAGCGGGGACCCGGTCAATGATCTCCCGGGCGTTTCCGCTGGTGACAATCCAGTCACAGAGGCTTTTAACCTTCGCACTGGTATTGATGTAGGCCACAGTTTCAAAATCACGCCCTTCGGCTCGGAGCTTTTCCTGGAACTG
It encodes the following:
- the nadA gene encoding quinolinate synthase NadA, which translates into the protein MSLPTVDPGEGVYEDPLDLMDEIDALKKEKDATLLAHFYIDGDIQDVADFTGDSLKLARDAVKVETSTIVFSGVHFMAESTKILSPEKTVLLPDLHAGCSLADSCQYEDLLQFQEKLRAEGRDFETVAYINTSAKVKSLCDWIVTSGNAREIIDRVPADKEILFVPDQHLGRYLQEVTGQQMILWPGSCMVHEIFSVQDLLRAKKNNPGSIVLAHPECPHSILEVSDFIGGTEKLRQYVMSIKEPGTFLIATEANMIHPLEKSAPQHNYLPVPGIMASSGETCACNRCPHMALNTLQKVRDCLKYGKPEIEWQPYFDKARDVLERSLLQ